One window from the genome of Merismopedia glauca CCAP 1448/3 encodes:
- a CDS encoding CRR6 family NdhI maturation factor: MTLKIIISAESIQNLDLVPVKQIVEKWQESGELTAHHQHIQLQIDYIRDPDDPRELSEVPEVRLWFIRLDSYYPWFPFLLDWKSGELSRYAAMLVPHQFSHREGIQYNPEALEIFVMQKTFVLMDWMKGNEIETISTVKYMAQMFGYELDDGFFSLI; encoded by the coding sequence ATGACGCTCAAGATTATTATCTCTGCCGAATCAATCCAAAATTTAGATCTTGTTCCTGTCAAGCAAATCGTAGAAAAGTGGCAAGAAAGTGGTGAATTAACGGCTCATCATCAACATATACAGCTACAAATTGATTACATTCGCGATCCAGATGACCCCAGAGAGCTTTCGGAAGTTCCCGAAGTCAGACTGTGGTTTATCCGTCTAGATAGTTACTATCCTTGGTTTCCTTTTTTACTAGATTGGAAGTCTGGAGAACTGTCTAGATATGCGGCTATGTTAGTTCCCCATCAATTTAGCCACAGGGAGGGAATTCAATATAACCCAGAAGCTTTAGAAATTTTTGTGATGCAAAAGACATTTGTGTTAATGGACTGGATGAAAGGTAATGAGATTGAAACCATATCTACTGTCAAGTATATGGCTCAAATGTTTGG